From Catharus ustulatus isolate bCatUst1 chromosome 6, bCatUst1.pri.v2, whole genome shotgun sequence, a single genomic window includes:
- the LOC116997871 gene encoding inner centromere protein-like gives MAAGPQQLLEVCGQRLSRFLCNAQHKHLAWLREVEEQGMRMLKSSFRDEPMLLPKTPSQRRKLRKRQSSWMREENRELSRRRLSRRRSGVKLLSSSRSSQQGLSQEQPQSPGCEGQDASVPSCTLGSQAGITPQLPSLPGKQPVEARVPMADLDCQECPQGAAGGDAAPPAVLGEQLPEVDEATELQEVPGIPAEQPGRDGEQDPRRASTSTPKAAWNGNPAALQVDGSPQGLETLLFQDSPSKSATEKPRMCRRSGVGAPRKSHRASLAEKCSLASRRENMIRRSISRARARKAAARESSSASSRVSCQSSLEAFVEEDVTSSTRPELEPNSPREKAPGNVLVPNTSPRGACPPAQHLSPLEQQAGSAAGSGVNPNSELQKNQEQPHSAKSLENSSRTWMKGCKQALGALWHGQHTGGRVLSPLDEKHKTSANQAQSSPSPASKAVRPLKNFLQGQGGGIKDFIRRNTPTRPPMKGDFVEKERQRLENLRKKQEAEEQRKKKVEEEKRRRQAEMKQKREERLRKALQARERAEQMEEKKKKRVEQKILQSDEKVKEEKVAEERSKRKGSKKHGEAEARKQKALRGEENEQQEPLQKREDEVKERGKTVLELKKLLEQQQLGQAKERDPKRQGKEKPLQAQQEPAALAGKATKGKESPKELPRGPGLEKRYEPPESFFPALNIWLQAEREADGQQQLGEEKKLIQSAAPGTLPKKAVKKSLSTSCLESLKGAQGPESPPANENSYGLDLNSDDSTDDESNPRKPVPAWADGAQLQQAIVHQYYNPPDVDALFGAIPSPKLEHIFYKCKPRYFKRTSSAVWHSPPGPSCGPSCTFLS, from the exons ATGGCGGCCggtccccagcagctgctggaagtgTGCGGGCAGAGGCTGTCCCGCTTCCTCTGCAACGCCCAGCACAAGCACCTGGCCTGGCTGCGGGaggtggaggagcagggcaTGAGGATGCTCAAGAG CAGCTTCAGGGATGAGCCCATGCTCTTGCCCAAAACGCCCTCGCAGAGGAGGAAGCTCAGGAAAAGGCAGTCCTCCTGGATGAGGGAGGAAaacagggagctgagcaggaggag GTTATCCCGAAGGAGGAGTGGTGTCAAATTGCTGTCTTCCAGTCGGAGTTCCCAGCAGGGcctgagccaggagcagccccagagccctggctgtgaggggcagGATGCATCAGTGCCCAGCTGCACTCTGGGATCTCAGGCTGGCATCACACCCCAGCTCCCATCTCTGCCTGGGAAGCAGCCTGTGGAAGCACGAGTTCCCATGGCAGATCTGGATTgccaggagtgtccccagggtgctgctgggggtgaTGCAGCCCCTCCAGCGGTTTTGGGGGAGCAGCTGCCTGAGGTGGATGAAGCAACTGAGCTCCAGGAGGtccctgggatcccagctgAACAGCCAggaagggatggggagcaggacCCCAGGAGAGCCAGCACTTCCACTCCCAAGGCTGCTTGGAATGGTAATCCTGCTGCACTCCAAGTAGATGGATCTCCTCAAGGCCTTGAGACACTGCTCTTCCAGGACTCCCCCAGTAAAAGTGCGACAGAGAAACCCAGGATGTGCCGCCGGAGCGGGGTGGGTGCCCCCCGAAAGAGCCATAGGGCTTCCCTGGCTGAGAAGTgctccctggccagcaggagggagaacaTGATCCGGAGATCcatcagcagggccagggccaggaaggcagcagcacGAGAATcctcctcagcctccagcagagTGAGCT GTCAGAGCTCCTTGGAGGCTTTTGTGGAAGAAGATGTGACCAGCAGCACAAG GCCTGAGCTGGAGCCAAATTCCCCGAGGGAAAAG GCTCCTGGAAATGTCCTTGTTCCAAACACAAGTCCCCGAGGTGCCtgccctcctgcacagcacctgtcccctctggagcagcaggcagggagtgcTGCAG GAAGTGGTGTAAATCCCAATAGTGAACTCCAGAAGAACCAGGAGCAACCCCACTCTGCCAAGTCCCTGGAGAATTCTTCCCGCACCTG GATGAAAGGCTGCAAGCAAGCCCTGGGAGCCCTGTGGCACGGGCAGCACACAGGGGGCCGAGTCCTTTCCCCTTTGGATGAGAAGCACAAGACCTCAGCAAACCAGGCTCAATCGTCCCCCTCTCCAGCCAGCAAG GCTGTCAGGCCACTGAAGAACTTCCTGCAGGGACAAGGGGGTGGCATCAAGGACTTCATCAGGCGCAACACTCCCACCCGACCCCCCATGAAG GGAGACTTTGTT gagaaggagaggcagAGACTGGAAAACCTCCGGAAGAAGCAGGAGGCTGAGgaacagaggaagaagaaagtggaggaggagaagagacGGCGTCAGGCAGAAATGAAGCA GAAGCGGGAAGAGCGCCTGAGGAAGGCCCTGCAGGCTCGGGAGCGTGCAGAACAgatggaggaaaagaagaaaaagcgTGTGGAGCAGAAGATTCTGCAGAGTGATGAGAAG GTGAAAGAAGAGAAGGTGGCAGAGGAGCGGAGCAAGAGGAAAGGGTCCAAGAAACACGGGGAAGCAGAGGCACGGAAGCAGAAAGCCCTGAGAGGG gaggaaaatgagCAGCAAGAACCACTGCAGAAAAGAGAGGATGAAGtgaaggaaagagggaagaCAGTCTTGGAACTGAAGAAACTTCTGGAGCAGCAACAGCTGGGACAAGCCAAGGAGAG ggatcccaaacGGCAAGGGAAGGAGAAGCCCCTCCAAGCACAGCAGGAACCAGCAGCATTGGCTGGCAAGGCCACCAAG GGGAAAGAAAGTCCCAAAGAGCTACCTCGTGGGCCTGGGCTAGAGAAAAGATATGAGCCACCAGAATCCTTTTTCCCAGCTCTTAACATCTGGCTCCAAGCAGAGAGG GAGGCTGatggtcagcagcagctgggagaggagaaaaaacttATTCAAtcagcagcccctgggacaTTACCGAAGAAAGCCGTGAAG AAATCCCTCTCCACATCCTGCCTCGAGTCCCTGAAGGGTGCTCAAGGACCAGAATCGCCCCCAGCCAATGAGAACAGCTACGGGCTGGATCTGAACAGCGATGACTCCACAGATGATGAGAGCAACCCTCGGaagcctgtccctgcctgggctgaTG
- the LOC116998239 gene encoding inner centromere protein: protein MGPAAAAARTLELPAECDRRLAQFLRQVDETDMVWLDEIYEEAVKMFVSNYSEELELMPKTPSQKKRQRRKRLSALQEEEQEPGRKRLSRRRKSSIKLVPSVRSSLRLQNKENLELSRAEAKENSPPQRVTRSRAAASARAFKVVPETPPAPQAAGKDPWVEADHADTAVPLQGSRAKLAELLPTSSENGSPKQRGVPKSPLVPTAPELVVPCTPEASQAAPELQTATAANVTVTLSPGAVLEEGDCSPKEHNRAQEPSQPLRNSPGTPTGSRLSRRSVRRSLMGKTSLSRRTSLAEKYSLASKRQSAIRTSIARAAGKKAAARKRSMSCSSVDASSSVSVPEDEETVVKTGPPPGPSTPSKLESPRMSLRSHTASKHGQPQEPKSSENDSNKNGETLEPPQSARRKPSYKRAVDERYDHQQAEEGGLSPLRRKTPSPVLPASKVVRPFKTFLHTVQKNQLLMTPSSMGRNGVIKSFIRYNTPLQADPKEKERQKLETLRKKQEAEQLRRQKLEEEKKRRLEEAKLKREERLRKVLQARERAEEIEKERKRRIEQKIALFDEKTEKVREERLAEEKIKKRVAARKMEEAEARRRQEEEARRQRAVQQEEEERRRRELMQKKREEEQERARKIAEQRQAEQERERQLAAERELERKREQERIQAEKLREQQERAARLQKEAAAAKERLRREMEEKEREQQMLEEKKRQEEEQKKLSEEQRAKENARAPLLENKENSPACNSYEMTPQSKKEFKVPMTSSNDYGMDLNSDDSTDDESQPRKPVPAWATGNLLSQAVIRQYYNPPDVDALFGAIPSPKLEHIFYKNKPRYFKRTSSAVWHSPPTVAAKPALGLPCSLKKP from the exons ATGGGGCctgcggcggccgcggcgcGGACGCTGGAGCTGCCCGCAGAGTGCGACCGCCGTCTGGCTCAATTCCTGCGGCAGGTGGACGAGACCGATATGGTGTGGCTGGATGAGATCTATGAGGAGGCGGTCAAGATGTTTGTCAG CAACTACAGCGAGGAGCTCGAGCTGATGCCCAAGACGCCGTCGCAGAAGAAACGGCAGCGGAGGAAGCGGTTGTCAGCtttgcaggaggaggagcaggagcccgGCAGGAAGCG CCTCtccaggaggaggaaaagcagcatcaAACTGGTGCCTTCTGTGCGATCTTCTCTGAGActccaaaacaaagaaaacctgGAACTCAGCAGGGCCGAGGCCAAAGAAAACTCTCCACCACAGCGTGTGACACGGTCCcgggctgcagcctctgccagaGCCTTCAAGGTGGTTCCTGAgacccctcctgccccacaggcagcagggaaggatccCTGGGTGGAAGCTGACCATGCTGATACTGCAGTGCCTctccaggggagcagagcaaagctggcagagctgctccccacgAGCTCAGAGAATGGCTCTCCCAAGCAGCGCGGTGTTCCCAAATCACCGCTGGTGCCCACAGCCCCTGAGCTGGTGGTGCCCTGTACTCCCGAGGCCAGCCAGGCTGCGCCCGAGCTGCAGACAGCGACGGCAGCCAATGTCACCGTGACCCtgagcccaggggctgtgctggaggagggggaTTGCTCCCCCAAGGAACACAACCGGGCTCAGGAGCCTTCCCAGCCCCTGAGAAACAGCCCAGGGACTCCGACCGGCTCCAGGCTCAGCCGCCGCTCTGTGCGCAGGAGTCTGATGGGGAAAACCTCCCTGAGCCGCAGAACCTCCCTGGCAGAGAAATACTCCCTGGCCAGCAAGAGGCAGAGCGCGATCCGGACATCCATTGCCAGGGCAGCGGGCAAGAAGGCGGCGGCTCGGAAGAGATCCATGTCCTGTAGCTCCGTGGATG cctccagctccGTAAGTGTCCCAGAGGATGAGGAAACGGTTGTCAAAACTGG gCCTCCTCCTGGACCCTCCACTCCCTCCAAGTTG GAAAGCCCTCGGATGTCCCTTCGGTCCCACACAGCCAGCAAACACGGGCAGCCGCAGGAGCCGAAGAGCAGTG AAAACGACTCAAATAAGAATGGGGAGACCCTGGAGCCACCCCAGAGTGCCAG GAGGAAGCCGAGCTATAAGAGAGCTGTGGATGAGCGCTACGACCaccagcaggcagaggagggagggctgTCTCCTCTCAGGAGGAAGACCCCATCCCCAGTCCTCCCAGCCAGCAAG GTGGTGCGCCCATTCAAAACATTCCTGCACACTGTGCAGAAGAACCAGCTCCTCATGACCCCAAGCTCCATGGGGAGGAACGGAGTCATAAAATCCTTCATCAGGTACAACACCCCTCTCCAGGCTGATCCCAAG GAAAAAGAGAGGCAGAAGCTGGAGACTTTGCGGAAGAAGCAAGAAGCTGAGCAGCTGAGAAGGCaaaagctggaggaggagaagaaacgGCGACTCGAAGAGGCAAAGCT GAAGCGCGAGGAACGCCTGCGCAAGGTGCTGCAAGCCCGGGAGCGCGCGGAGGAGATtgagaaggagaggaagaggaggatcgAGCAGAAGATTGCACTGTTTGATGAGAAGACCGAGAAG GTGCGGGAAGAAAGGCTGGCAGAGGAGAAGATCAAGAAGAGAGTGGCTGCCAGGAAGATGGAGGAAGCTGAGGCCCGGCGCAGACAAGAGGAGGAGGCCAGGAGGCAAAGAGCTGTGCAGCAG gaggaggaggaacgGCGGCGCAGGGAGCTGATGCagaagaagagggaagaggagcaggagcgTGCCCGGAAGATCGCTGAACAGAGGCAGGCAGAACAGGAGCGGGAGAGACAGTTGGCTGCAGAGAGAGAActggagaggaagagggagcaggagcGGATCCAGGCGGAAAA GCTccgggagcagcaggagagggctgCCCGCCTGCAGAAGGAAGCAGCGGCTGCTAAGGAGCGGCTCCGCAGGGagatggaggagaaggag CGGGAGCAGCAGATGCTGGAGGAGAAGaagaggcaggaggaagagcagaagaAGCTGTCAGAGGAGCAAAGGGCCAAAGAGAATGCCCGGGCACCACTCCTGGAGAACAAGGAG AATTCGCCTGCCTGCAACTCGTATGAGATGACTCCACAGAGCAAGAAGGAATTCAAGGTGCCTATGACAAGCTCAAATGACTATGGGATGGACCTGAACAGTGATGACTCAACGGATGACGAGAGCCAGCCACGCAAGCCCGTCCCTGCCTGGGCCACTG ggaatctgctcagccaggctgtgaTCCGGCAGTACTACAACCCCCCTGATGTGGATGCACTGTTTGGggccatccccagccccaagCTGGAGCACATCTTCTACAAGAACAAACCCCGCTACTTCAAGCGCACCAGCTCAGCCGTGTGGCACTCGCCACCCACTGTGGCAGCCAAGCcggccctggggctgccctgcagcctcaAGAAGCCCTGA
- the VPS51 gene encoding vacuolar protein sorting-associated protein 51 homolog encodes MAAVTAGSGAGSGAAGSPEATGGSTGSGGWRRPHGPLQRYYGPSTAEAAEEVPDPTDINGPHFDPEVFMTKVRSECPLGQLLAREAALGREIRALDSDMQTLLYENYNKFISATDTIRKMKVDFRHMEAEMDDLAANMAAISASSARVSAALQDRHRRGAQLAGVQALLRKLQALVEVPGRLRRWAGTEPARALRCHARARAVLRHYRHLPSFRAIEDESQAIMADLAQRLRMRLREETLDPKELTECVEMLLQLEEPAEELSEEFLSQAGARLEAELAALEAELPAADPSGTATTPPPPASDILDFVDRGSSAFVGTLCQLAGSYRALFGEDTGRLEPFAAALATRYFTLLERRLALERGLGDTSLLVRALDRFHRRLRALLELLPAGADAAAELVARAARERVDRYLRALQTFFLGCLGDVRQALAAPRPPGKEGPGLPDLLATLAASVLGQLKAVLAYVQLFTARDVAFASLPYFKGEFCVTAVREGLVVAFVRWLCRTARGFADGPTERGAPAAPPALLLLLARLCLDYENSTISYILTLTDEQFPPQDSGPAVTPGPALCAEARAAAQRLLDHYVQVQGAAVAQMLRKSVETRDWLSTVEPRNVRAVMKRVVEDITAIDVQVGQLFEEGVRRAQSSDSSRRAFSVYSSSRAPGRYAPSYTPSAPMDTHLLSNIQKLFSERIDIFSPVEFNKVSVLTGIIKISLKTLLECVRLRTLGRFGLQQVQVDGHYLQLYLWRFASDERVVQGLLDEVAASAAHRCLDPVPMEHSVVELICERG; translated from the exons ATGGCGGCTGTGAcagcggggagcggggctgggagcggggccgcAGGCAGCCCCGAGGCCACCGGAGGGAGCACCGGGAGCGGCGGGTGGCGGCGTCCCCACGGGCCGCTCCAGCGCTACTATGGCCCGTCCACTGCCGAGGCGGCCGAGGAGGTCCCGGACCCCACCGACATCAACGGGCCCCACTTCGACCCGGAGGTGTTCATGACCAAG GTGCGTAGCGAGTgtcccctggggcagctcctggcccgCGAGGCCGCACTGGGCCGGGAGATCCGCGCCCTGGACAGTGACATGCAGACCCTGCTCTATGAGAACTACAACAAATTCATCTCTGCCACTG ACACCATCCGGAAGATGAAGGTGGATTTCCGGCACATGGAGGCGGAGATGGATGACCTTGCGGCCAACATGGCAGCCATCAGCGCCTCAAGCGCCCGCGTCAGCGCCGCGCTGCAGGACCGGCACCGCCGCGGCGCCCAGCTGGCCG GGGTGCAGGCGCTGCTGCGGAAGCTGCAGGCGCTGGTGGAGGTGCCGGGGCGGCTGCGGCGctgggcagggacggagccaGCGCGGGCCCTGCGCTGCCACGCCCGTGCCCGCGCCGTGCTCCGCCACTACCGGCACCTGCCCTCCTTCCGCGCCATCGAGGACGAGAGCCAGGCCATCATGGCCGACCTGGCCCAGCGGCTCCGCATGCGCCTCCG GGAGGAGACGCTGGACCCCAAGGAACTCACCGAGTGCgtggagatgctgctgcagctggaggagccaGCCGAGGAGCTGAGCGAGGAGTTCCTGAGCCAGGCGGGCGCACGCCTCGAGGCCGAGCTGGCAGCGCTGGAGGCTGAGCTGCCCGCAGCCGACCCCTCAGGCACGGCCACCACGCCACCACCGCCCGCCTCCGACATCCTGGACTTCGTGGACCGTGGCAGCTCAGCCTTTGTGGGCACGCTGTGCCAGCTGGCCGGCTCGTACCGCGCGCTGTTCGGCGAGGACACGGGGCGCCTGGAGCCCTTCGCTGCTGCGCTGGCCACCCGCTACTTCACTCTGCTGGAGCGGCGGCTGGCGCTGGAGCGCGGCCTGGGCGACACGTCCCTGCTGGTGCGGGCGCTCGACCGCTTCCACCGCCGGCTGCGCgcgctgctggagctgctgcctgcggGCGCCGACGCTGCCGCCGAGCTGGTGGCTCGGGCCGCCCGCGAGCGTGTCGACCGCTACCTGCGCGCCCTGCAGACCTTCTTCCTGGGCTGCCTGGGTGACGTGCGCCAGGCGCTGGCTGCCCCTCGGCCCCCCGGCAAAGAGGGGCCTGGCCTGCCCgacctgctggccacgctgGCCGCCTCCGTGCTGGGCCAGCTCAAGGCCGTGCTGGCCTATGTGCAGCTCTTCACCGCCAGGGACGTTGCCTTTGCCAGCCTGCCCTACTTCAAG GGGGAGTTCTGTGTGACAGCAGTGCGTGAGGGGCTGGTGGTGGCCTTTGTGCGCTGGCTGTGCCGCACCGCCCGTGGCTTTGCTGATGGCCCGACTGAGCgaggagctcctgctgcccctccagccctgctgctgctcctcgcTCGTCTCTGCCTGGACTACGAGAACTCCACCATCAGCTACATCCTCACCCTCACTGATGAGCAGTTCCCGCCCCAG GACTCGGGGCCGGCGGTGACGCCGGGGCCGGCGCTGTGTGCAGAGGCGCGGGCAGCGGCACAGCGGCTGCTGGACCATTACGTGCAGGTGCAGGGCGCGGCCGTGGCACAGATGCTGCGCAAGAGCGTCGAGACGCGCGACTGGCTGAGCACCGTCGAGCCCCGCAACGTGCGCGCCGTCATGAAGCGCGTGGTGGAGGACATCACCGCCATCGACGTCCAG GTGGGGCAGCTCTTTGAGGAAGGCGTGAGGCGGGCGCAGAGCAGCGATTCCAGCCGGCGCGCCTTCTCCGTCTACAGCAGCTCGCGGGCACCCGGCCGCTATGCCCCCAGCTACACCCCCAG TGCCCCCATGGACACCCACCTGCTCAGCAACATccagaagcttttctctgagcGCATTGACATCTTCAGCCCTGTTGAATTTAACAAG GTGTCAGTGCTGACGGGAATCATCAAGATCAGCCTGAAGACGCTGCTGGAGTGCGTGCGGCTGCGCACGCTGGGGCGCTTCGGGCTGCAGCAGGTGCAGGTAGACGGGCACTACCTGCAGCTCTACCTGTGGCGCTTCGCCTCCGACGAGCGCGtggtgcaggggctgctggatgAGGTGGCTGCCAGCGCTGCCCACCGCTGCCTTGACCCCGTCCCCATGGAGCACAGCGTCGTGGAGCTCATCTGCGAGCGCGGGTag
- the BET1L gene encoding BET1-like protein isoform X2 — protein MAERGRGQSPSAMEDLLDVENKRMADSLASKVTRLKSLALDIDKDAEEQNRYLDGMDSDFLSVTGLLTGSVKRFSGMARSGRDNRRLLLAVSVALILIFFILYYLVSRAGT, from the exons ATGGCGGAGCGGGGCCGAG GACAGAGTCCCAGTGCCATGGAGGACCTGCTGGATGTGGAGAACAAGCGGATGGCCGACAGCCTGGCCAGCAAGGTCACCAGGCTGAAGTCG CTGGCTCTGGATATTGACAAGGATGCTGAGGAACAGAACCGCTACCTGGATGGCATG GACTCGGATTTCCTGAGCGTGAcggggctgctgacaggcaGCGTGAAGCGCTTCTCCGGCATGGCGCGCTCCGGCCGGGACAACCGCCGGCTGCTCCTCGCCGTGTCCGTGGCACTCATCCTCATCTTCTTCATCCTCTACTACCTGGTGTCCCGGGCAGGGACCTGA